The following coding sequences are from one Macrobrachium rosenbergii isolate ZJJX-2024 chromosome 36, ASM4041242v1, whole genome shotgun sequence window:
- the LOC136856555 gene encoding uncharacterized protein isoform X2, whose amino-acid sequence MSNTKEEEPLLSCTKITEECVQEALEEDKGRSAQLLSWKTEDFTKKGDNYMTVVKSLKVKYKIDHTENEKSYVTKTLGHNTMKAFRDITRMGFHKEAQFYSDIAPALNIQLTKVDQQPLRIPACYYTSLEYKKEVIILEDLRGQGFQMYDRRKEMDVAHITLVLKELARLHASSYLLQSKDEHGNLADVYEFIAVDWVNLNDDSIKFSTELFEGFIENAVAILNKVGKYKQAIDWLNDLKPNVHKKIEEQLMQKIPQFSVICHGDCWNNNTLFS is encoded by the exons TGAGTAACACCAAGGAAGAAGAACCTCTGCTGTCTTGTACTAAAATCACGGAAGAGTGTGTTCAAGAAGCACTGGAAGAAGACAAGGGAAGGTCTGCACAACTTCTGTCTTGGAAAACAGAGGACTTCACTAAAAAGGGTGATAATTATATGACAGTTGTTAAAAGTCTCAAAGTCAAGTATAAGATAGATCACACGGAAAATGAGAAGTCTTATGTAACAAAAACCCTCGGACACAACACCATGAAAGCATTCCGAGACATAACAAGAATGGGGTTCCACAAAGAGGCTCAGTTCTATTCAGACATAGCTCCTGCACTAAATATCCAACTCACGAAGGTAGACCAGCAACCTCTCCGAATCCCTGCTTGTTATTACACAAGTTTAGAATATAAAAAGGAGGTCATCATTTTAGAGGACCTCCGAGGCCAAGGATTTCAGATGTAtgacagaaggaaagaaatggaTGTAGCCCATATCACTCTTGTTCTGAAAGAACTTGCAAGACTACATGCTTCTTCTTACTTGCTTCAGTCCAAGGATGAACATGGGAACCTGGCTGATGTTTATGAATTCATAGCTGTGGATTGGGTAAATTTAAATGATGACTCTATCAAATTCTCTACAGAGTTGTTCGAGGGTTTCATTGAAAATGCAGTAGCAATTTTAAACAAAGTGGGAAAATATAAACAGGCCATAGATTGGTTGAATGACCTGAAACCCAATGTTCACAAGAAAATTGAAGAACAACTGATGCAAAAAATTCCTCAGTTCTCGGTCATTTGCCATGGAGATTGCTGGAATAATAATACGCTTTTCAg CTGA
- the LOC136856555 gene encoding uncharacterized protein isoform X1, with protein MSNTKEEEPLLSCTKITEECVQEALEEDKGRSAQLLSWKTEDFTKKGDNYMTVVKSLKVKYKIDHTENEKSYVTKTLGHNTMKAFRDITRMGFHKEAQFYSDIAPALNIQLTKVDQQPLRIPACYYTSLEYKKEVIILEDLRGQGFQMYDRRKEMDVAHITLVLKELARLHASSYLLQSKDEHGNLADVYEFIAVDWVNLNDDSIKFSTELFEGFIENAVAILNKVGKYKQAIDWLNDLKPNVHKKIEEQLMQKIPQFSVICHGDCWNNNTLFRYDDDGRPTEVMLLDLQLTRIASLATDLNYLTFTSLEGLDRRKNINYYLEIYYMTFKEILEAGGLKMPFTNEELKEEYKAKHIFGIMSALEIVPLVVGEGSEVPDYANICEGGTDFFVQKQRDNMLQMFERNPLLRQRFLPIFEDIIHGDIS; from the exons TGAGTAACACCAAGGAAGAAGAACCTCTGCTGTCTTGTACTAAAATCACGGAAGAGTGTGTTCAAGAAGCACTGGAAGAAGACAAGGGAAGGTCTGCACAACTTCTGTCTTGGAAAACAGAGGACTTCACTAAAAAGGGTGATAATTATATGACAGTTGTTAAAAGTCTCAAAGTCAAGTATAAGATAGATCACACGGAAAATGAGAAGTCTTATGTAACAAAAACCCTCGGACACAACACCATGAAAGCATTCCGAGACATAACAAGAATGGGGTTCCACAAAGAGGCTCAGTTCTATTCAGACATAGCTCCTGCACTAAATATCCAACTCACGAAGGTAGACCAGCAACCTCTCCGAATCCCTGCTTGTTATTACACAAGTTTAGAATATAAAAAGGAGGTCATCATTTTAGAGGACCTCCGAGGCCAAGGATTTCAGATGTAtgacagaaggaaagaaatggaTGTAGCCCATATCACTCTTGTTCTGAAAGAACTTGCAAGACTACATGCTTCTTCTTACTTGCTTCAGTCCAAGGATGAACATGGGAACCTGGCTGATGTTTATGAATTCATAGCTGTGGATTGGGTAAATTTAAATGATGACTCTATCAAATTCTCTACAGAGTTGTTCGAGGGTTTCATTGAAAATGCAGTAGCAATTTTAAACAAAGTGGGAAAATATAAACAGGCCATAGATTGGTTGAATGACCTGAAACCCAATGTTCACAAGAAAATTGAAGAACAACTGATGCAAAAAATTCCTCAGTTCTCGGTCATTTGCCATGGAGATTGCTGGAATAATAATACGCTTTTCAg ATATGACGATGACGGCCGCCCCACCGAAGTGATGCTCCTGGATCTTCAACTCACAAGGATAGCTTCGCTAGCAACGGACCTCAACTATCTAACGTTCACCAGCCTTGAAGGCCTAGATCGTAGAAAGAATATCAACTATTACCTGGAAATTTACTACATGACCTTCAAAGAAATTTTGGAAGCTGGCGGTCTGAAAATGCCATtcaccaatgaagaactgaaagagGAATACAAAGCTAAGCATATTTTTGGCATTATGAGTGCCTTGGAAATTGTGCCTCTAGTTGTGGGAGAAGGGAGCGAGGTTCCTGATTATGCAAATATTTGTGAGGGTGGCACAGACTTCTTTGTACAGAAACAACGAGATAATATGTTGCAGATGTTTGAGAGAAACCCTCTTTTACGGCAAAGGTTCTTACCCATCTTTGAAGACATCATCCATGGTGATATTTCTTAG